A single region of the Malaclemys terrapin pileata isolate rMalTer1 chromosome 2, rMalTer1.hap1, whole genome shotgun sequence genome encodes:
- the POLR1F gene encoding DNA-directed RNA polymerase I subunit RPA43 translates to MGTSVEVPHSAARPLPCPEIPAFAAACRLVRSRYSCLVAAPHRRHIALAPRYLNRKRTGIREQLDSELLRYSESLSGVPVAYDNIRVVGELGDIYDDQGFIHFNIEADFVIFTPKKGKKLVGVINKVAPSHIGCLIHGCFNASIPKPDRMSAIEWQDLGLKIGDKLEFEVVHLDSDAAGVFFIRGKLNKDSMQSKYPESVTEDTNSIDEIPKKKHKKKDRRNCELENDTEVTDNADTTVVEDAEKQNADTVNGFYDKKPKKKKKHKQEKQKPVFYGSDCSGYPSDHKKVKRKKREHHDVDEESELSQLSQEPKAKKRKE, encoded by the exons ATGGGAACCAGCGTGGAGGTGCCGCACTCGGCGGCCCGGCCGCTGCCCTGCCCGGAGATCCCGGCCTTCGCGGCCGCCTGCCGCCTAGTGCGGAGCCGCTACTCGTGCCTGGTGGCGGCGCCGCATCGGAGGCACATCGCGCTGGCGCCGCGCTACCTGAACCGGAAGCGCACCGGGATCCGCGAGCAGCTCGACAGCGAGCTGCTGAGATACTCGGAGAG CCTCAGCGGTGTGCCAGTGGCTTATGATAACATCAGAGTAGTGGGTGAATTAGGTGATATTTATGATGACCAAGGATTCATCCATTTTAACATTGAAGCAGATTTTGTCATTTTCACCcccaagaaaggaaaaaagcttGTG gGTGTGATCAATAAAGTGGCCCCAAGTCATATTGGCTGTCTGATACATGGGTGTTTCAATGCTTCCATTCCTAAACCTGATCGAATGTCAGCTATAGAGTGGCAAGACCTTGGCTTAAAAATAGGAGATAAACTGGAATTTGAAGTGGTGCATTTAGATTCCGATGCTGCTGGAGTATTCTTCATTCGGGGGAAACTGAATAAAGACAG TATGCAATCCAAATATCCTGAATCAGTAACAGAAGATACAAACAGTATAGATGAAATACCAAAGAAGAAACACAAGAAAAAAGACAGAAGGAATTGTGAGTTAGAAAATGACACAGAGGTTACAGACAATGCAGATACTACTGTGGTGGAAGATGCAGAAAAGCAGAATGCTGATACAGTAAATGGATTTTATGATAAAAaaccaaagaagaagaaaaaacataaGCAAGAAAAGCAGAAACCTGTATTTTATGGAAGTGACTGTAGTGGTTACCCGAGTGACCATAAAAAGgttaagagaaagaaaagagaacatCATGATGTAGATGAAGAAAGTGAATTATCTCAATTGTCACAAGAACCTAAAGCCAAAAAGAGAAAGGAATGA